The proteins below come from a single Acidovorax sp. NCPPB 4044 genomic window:
- a CDS encoding peptidoglycan D,D-transpeptidase FtsI family protein: MSRSVLYTSSPLLASKTPVWRSKFIVAMVALGFLALGGRAAYVQVFGNAFFQRQGEVRFARTLELPANRGRIVDRNGLILASSVPAASIWAIPEDVEQDKPEVRAKLQELARLLEMPLPALQSRLADEDKTFVWIKRQLDWELGQKIAALDIKGIYQRKEYKRQYPEGESAAHVVGFTNVEDHGQEGVELAFDKDLAGKAGSRRVIKDRLGRVVEGVGAEVPPVDGKDMQLSIDSKVQFFAYQKLRDQVALHKAKAGSVVVIDAHTGELLALANYPSYVPDKRQNLTGEQLRNRAITDVFEPGSTMKPFTIGLALESGRVKPETIIDTNPGRVTVTGSTISDTSNHGVLTVEGVIQKSSNVGTTKIAMQMPAREMWETFSAAGFGQKPQIHFPGVVSGRLRPYKTWRPIEQATMSYGYGLSASLLQMARSYTVFANNGKIIPATMLKTHEPAVGVPVFSERTALQIRKMLQMAAGPGGTGQQAQTVGYSVGGKSGTARKQVGKNYASGKYRAWFTGLAPIDKPRIIVAVMIDEPSNGVFYGGAVAAPVFSEVVQQTLRMMGVPPDMAVKPRIVANSAEESL; this comes from the coding sequence ATGAGCCGCAGCGTTCTCTACACCTCCAGCCCGTTGCTCGCGAGCAAGACGCCCGTGTGGCGCAGCAAGTTCATCGTCGCCATGGTGGCGCTGGGCTTCCTGGCCCTGGGTGGGCGCGCGGCCTATGTGCAGGTGTTCGGCAACGCGTTCTTCCAGCGGCAGGGCGAAGTGCGTTTCGCCCGAACGCTCGAACTGCCTGCGAACCGCGGACGCATCGTGGACCGCAATGGCCTGATCCTGGCCTCCAGCGTGCCGGCCGCAAGCATCTGGGCCATTCCCGAGGACGTGGAGCAGGACAAGCCGGAAGTGCGCGCCAAGCTGCAGGAACTGGCCAGGCTGCTGGAGATGCCGCTGCCGGCGCTGCAGTCGCGCCTGGCGGACGAAGACAAGACTTTCGTCTGGATCAAGCGCCAGCTCGATTGGGAGCTGGGGCAGAAGATCGCCGCGCTGGACATCAAGGGCATCTACCAGCGCAAGGAATACAAGCGCCAATACCCCGAGGGCGAATCCGCCGCGCACGTGGTGGGGTTCACCAACGTGGAGGACCATGGGCAGGAAGGCGTGGAGCTCGCCTTCGACAAGGACCTCGCCGGCAAGGCGGGGTCGCGCCGCGTCATCAAGGACCGGCTCGGCCGCGTCGTGGAAGGCGTAGGGGCCGAGGTGCCGCCCGTGGACGGCAAGGACATGCAGCTCTCGATCGACAGCAAGGTGCAGTTCTTCGCCTACCAGAAGCTGCGCGACCAGGTCGCTCTGCACAAGGCCAAGGCCGGCAGCGTGGTGGTGATCGATGCGCACACGGGCGAGTTGCTGGCGCTCGCCAACTACCCGAGCTATGTGCCCGACAAGCGGCAGAACCTGACCGGCGAGCAGTTGCGCAACCGCGCCATCACGGACGTGTTCGAGCCCGGCTCCACGATGAAGCCCTTCACCATCGGGCTCGCGCTGGAGTCCGGCCGCGTGAAGCCCGAGACCATCATCGACACCAATCCCGGCCGCGTCACCGTGACCGGTTCCACCATTTCCGACACCAGCAACCATGGGGTGCTCACGGTGGAAGGCGTGATCCAGAAGTCGAGCAACGTGGGCACGACCAAGATCGCCATGCAGATGCCTGCCCGGGAGATGTGGGAGACCTTCTCGGCTGCGGGCTTCGGCCAGAAGCCGCAGATCCATTTCCCCGGCGTGGTGAGCGGCCGGCTGCGCCCCTACAAGACCTGGCGGCCGATCGAGCAGGCCACGATGTCCTATGGCTACGGCCTCTCGGCGAGCCTGCTGCAGATGGCCCGCTCCTATACCGTCTTCGCGAACAACGGCAAGATCATCCCCGCCACCATGCTCAAGACGCACGAGCCGGCGGTGGGCGTGCCCGTGTTCTCCGAGCGCACGGCCCTGCAGATCCGCAAGATGCTGCAGATGGCCGCCGGTCCCGGCGGCACCGGCCAGCAGGCGCAGACCGTGGGCTATTCCGTGGGCGGAAAGTCCGGTACGGCGCGCAAGCAGGTCGGCAAGAACTATGCCTCCGGGAAGTACCGTGCCTGGTTCACCGGTCTCGCACCCATCGACAAGCCACGCATCATCGTCGCGGTGATGATCGACGAGCCCAGCAACGGCGTGTTCTACGGCGGCGCCGTGGCCGCGCCGGTGTTCAGTGAGGTGGTGCAGCAGACGCTGCGCATGATGGGCGTGCCGCCCGACATGGCCGTGAAGCCCCGGATCGTCGCCAACAGCGCCGAGGAGTCGCTATGA
- a CDS encoding UDP-N-acetylmuramoyl-L-alanyl-D-glutamate--2,6-diaminopimelate ligase: MTEIAVASETPMPPLLGSVQEALAWLRARAVQGTLKTDSREVGPGDVFIAWPGAATDGRMHVGEALARGAAACLVEHEGVEAFRFGADGVAALRDLKAVTGLLAAEWFGLPTQRLDVVAVTGTNGKTSTTWWLADAINLLAGSGLVTRGGCGLIGTLGVGVPPELESTGLTTPDPVRLQRAFAGFVENGLGACAIEASSIGLAEHRLAGMRVRAAVFTNFTQDHLDYHSGMAAYWQAKSALFDWPGLQAAIVNIDDPRGAELHDTLSPRPLDLWSTSIIGPARLQARDIAWGDGGLRFTVAEGVQSHVLQTRLIGHYNIHNLLAVIATLRALGIPLEHALWASAQLAPVPGRMELIHRPGQPLVAVDYAHTPDALDQALQALRPVATQRGGRLWCVFGCGGNRDRAKRPLMGRIAQQRADAVIATSDNPRNEEPAAILHEILLGTVAGTSVQAEPERDVAIARAIADADERDVVLIAGKGHEDYQEIAGVRRPFSDAAHARATLDARGASAAVHGRGEAA; the protein is encoded by the coding sequence ATGACCGAAATTGCCGTCGCGTCCGAAACTCCGATGCCGCCCCTGCTCGGCTCCGTGCAGGAGGCCCTGGCCTGGTTGCGGGCGCGCGCCGTGCAGGGCACGCTCAAGACCGACAGCCGCGAGGTGGGGCCCGGCGACGTGTTCATCGCATGGCCCGGCGCGGCCACGGACGGGCGCATGCACGTGGGCGAGGCGCTCGCGCGCGGCGCGGCGGCCTGCCTCGTGGAGCACGAAGGGGTCGAGGCCTTCCGCTTCGGCGCCGACGGCGTGGCCGCGCTGCGCGACCTGAAGGCCGTCACGGGCCTGCTGGCGGCCGAATGGTTCGGCCTGCCCACCCAGCGCCTGGACGTGGTCGCGGTGACGGGCACCAATGGCAAGACCAGCACCACCTGGTGGCTGGCCGATGCGATCAACCTGCTCGCAGGCAGCGGGCTGGTCACGCGCGGCGGTTGCGGCCTGATCGGCACCCTGGGCGTGGGCGTGCCGCCCGAGCTGGAAAGCACCGGGCTCACCACCCCCGATCCCGTGCGGCTGCAACGCGCATTCGCCGGCTTTGTCGAGAACGGCCTGGGCGCCTGCGCCATCGAGGCTTCGTCCATCGGTCTCGCGGAACACCGGCTTGCCGGCATGCGCGTGCGGGCGGCGGTGTTCACCAACTTCACGCAGGACCATCTGGACTACCACTCCGGCATGGCGGCGTACTGGCAGGCCAAGAGCGCACTGTTCGACTGGCCCGGCCTGCAGGCGGCCATCGTGAACATCGACGATCCACGCGGCGCGGAACTGCACGACACGCTCTCCCCGCGTCCGCTCGACCTCTGGAGCACCTCCATCATCGGCCCGGCCCGGCTGCAGGCCCGCGACATCGCCTGGGGCGATGGCGGCCTGCGCTTCACGGTGGCCGAAGGCGTGCAGTCACACGTGCTGCAGACGCGCCTGATCGGCCACTACAACATCCACAACCTGCTGGCCGTGATCGCCACGCTGCGCGCGCTGGGCATTCCGCTGGAGCATGCGCTCTGGGCGTCTGCGCAACTCGCGCCCGTGCCGGGCCGCATGGAGCTCATCCATCGGCCAGGCCAGCCGCTGGTGGCCGTGGATTACGCCCACACGCCGGACGCCCTGGATCAGGCGCTGCAGGCGCTGCGGCCCGTGGCCACGCAGCGCGGCGGGCGCCTGTGGTGCGTGTTCGGCTGCGGAGGCAACCGCGACCGCGCCAAGCGGCCGCTGATGGGGCGCATCGCGCAGCAGCGCGCCGATGCGGTGATCGCCACCAGCGACAACCCCCGCAACGAAGAGCCGGCCGCCATCCTGCACGAGATCCTGCTGGGCACCGTGGCGGGCACGTCGGTGCAGGCCGAACCCGAGCGTGACGTGGCCATCGCCCGGGCCATTGCCGACGCCGACGAGCGCGACGTGGTGCTCATCGCCGGCAAGGGCCACGAGGACTACCAGGAGATCGCCGGCGTTCGCCGGCCGTTCTCCGACGCCGCCCATGCGCGCGCCACGCTGGATGCGCGCGGGGCTTCCGCCGCGGTGCATGGACGGGGAGAGGCCGCATGA
- a CDS encoding UDP-N-acetylmuramoyl-tripeptide--D-alanyl-D-alanine ligase: MNGTAMLTLQQAHALVQARIPQARLVGAPGTLLGRVHTDTRTLQPGDLFVALRGERFDANEFLADARASGAAAAIAHPGRLEPAGLPGIEVPSTLAALGALAAGWRERFSLPLIGVTGSNGKTTVTQMTASVLRAWKGDAAFATQGNFNNDIGVPLMLLRLRAAHEAAVIELGMNHPGEIAVLAGIARPTVALVNNAQREHLEFMHTVQAVAEENGAVISALPADGVAVFPAGDAYAPLWRGLAGARRCLVFGGAEPGADADVRCTRAQWESGAWHVHIDTPQGGFDATLRIAGRHNVANALAATACALAAGAPLGAIARGLADFEPVKGRSRAFTVAVPRPDGSARRLTAVDDTYNANPDSMRAAIDVLAELPGPRLLVMGDMGEVGDQGPQFHAESGGQARDCGIDRLFALGSLGIHAVQAFGPEARHFNDMASLLAAVRDAVPGVGSVLVKGSRFMKMEQVVQALEAPDAVSQGHPRKDDSGHGAAGPVRAIAEGSTACS, from the coding sequence ATGAACGGCACGGCCATGCTCACGCTGCAGCAGGCCCATGCCCTGGTGCAGGCGCGCATTCCGCAGGCGCGGCTGGTGGGCGCGCCCGGCACGCTGCTGGGCCGCGTGCATACCGATACCCGCACGCTGCAGCCGGGCGATCTGTTCGTGGCGCTGCGGGGCGAGCGCTTCGACGCCAACGAATTCCTGGCCGATGCACGGGCCTCGGGCGCGGCGGCTGCCATCGCCCATCCGGGCCGGCTGGAGCCCGCGGGGCTGCCCGGCATCGAGGTGCCTAGCACCCTGGCCGCGCTGGGCGCGCTCGCGGCCGGCTGGCGCGAGCGGTTCTCCCTTCCGCTGATCGGCGTGACCGGCAGCAACGGCAAGACCACCGTCACGCAGATGACGGCCTCGGTGCTGCGGGCCTGGAAAGGCGACGCCGCATTTGCAACGCAAGGCAACTTCAACAACGACATCGGCGTGCCGCTCATGCTGCTGCGCCTGCGCGCCGCGCACGAGGCCGCGGTGATCGAGTTGGGCATGAACCACCCGGGCGAGATCGCCGTGCTGGCCGGCATCGCGCGGCCCACGGTCGCGCTGGTGAACAACGCGCAGCGCGAGCACCTGGAATTCATGCACACGGTGCAGGCCGTGGCCGAGGAGAACGGTGCGGTGATCTCCGCGCTGCCTGCCGATGGCGTGGCCGTGTTCCCTGCCGGCGACGCCTATGCGCCGCTCTGGCGTGGCCTGGCGGGCGCGCGCCGCTGCCTCGTGTTCGGTGGTGCGGAGCCTGGGGCGGATGCGGACGTGCGCTGCACGCGCGCGCAGTGGGAGTCCGGCGCCTGGCATGTACACATCGACACGCCGCAGGGCGGTTTCGATGCCACGCTGCGCATCGCGGGCCGCCACAACGTGGCCAACGCGCTGGCGGCCACGGCCTGTGCGCTGGCTGCCGGCGCGCCACTCGGTGCCATCGCGCGCGGGCTTGCGGATTTCGAGCCGGTGAAGGGGCGCTCGCGCGCCTTCACCGTCGCGGTGCCGCGGCCGGACGGATCGGCCCGGCGCCTGACGGCGGTGGACGACACCTACAACGCCAACCCCGATTCGATGCGAGCGGCCATCGACGTACTGGCCGAGCTGCCGGGCCCGCGCCTGCTGGTGATGGGCGACATGGGCGAAGTGGGCGACCAGGGGCCCCAGTTCCATGCGGAGTCCGGCGGGCAGGCGCGCGATTGCGGCATCGACCGTTTGTTCGCGCTCGGATCGCTCGGCATTCACGCCGTGCAGGCCTTCGGGCCGGAGGCACGGCATTTCAATGACATGGCATCGCTGCTTGCGGCGGTGCGGGACGCCGTGCCCGGGGTGGGCAGCGTGCTGGTGAAGGGATCGCGGTTCATGAAGATGGAACAGGTGGTGCAGGCGCTCGAAGCGCCGGATGCGGTGTCGCAGGGCCACCCACGAAAAGACGACAGCGGCCACGGCGCCGCGGGCCCGGTCCGCGCCATCGCCGAAGGGAGCACCGCATGCTCCTGA
- the mraY gene encoding phospho-N-acetylmuramoyl-pentapeptide-transferase — translation MLLMLSQWLQGLSPEFGFFRVFQYLTFRAVMAAMTALLIGLVAGPKVIRMLTALKIGQPIRGYAMESHLSKSGTPTMGGVLILGAIAISTLLWFDLSNRFVWVVLAVTLGFGAIGWVDDWRKVVRKDPEGMRSREKYFWQSVIGLLAALYLVFCISENSNARVFELFITWIQSGFSMDLPPQAGLLVPFFKEVSYPLGVLGFVILTYLVIVGSSNAVNLTDGLDGLAIMPVVMVGASLGVFAYVTGSAVYSKYLLFPYIAGAGELLIFCSAMAGAGLAFLWFNTHPAQVFMGDVGALALGGALGTIAIIVRQEIVLAIMGGIFVVEALSVMLQVSWFKYTKRRYGEGRRLLKMAPLHHHFEKSGWKETQVVVRFWIVTMLLCLIGLTTLKLR, via the coding sequence ATGCTCCTGATGCTTTCCCAATGGCTGCAGGGGCTGTCGCCCGAGTTCGGCTTCTTCCGCGTGTTCCAGTACCTCACCTTTCGCGCGGTGATGGCGGCCATGACGGCGCTGCTCATCGGCCTCGTGGCGGGCCCCAAGGTGATCCGCATGCTGACCGCGCTCAAGATCGGCCAGCCGATCCGCGGCTACGCCATGGAATCGCACCTCTCCAAGAGCGGCACGCCCACCATGGGCGGCGTGCTCATCCTGGGGGCGATCGCCATCTCCACGCTGCTGTGGTTCGACCTCTCCAACCGCTTCGTCTGGGTCGTGCTGGCCGTCACCCTGGGCTTCGGCGCCATCGGCTGGGTGGACGACTGGCGCAAGGTGGTGCGCAAGGACCCCGAGGGCATGCGTTCTCGCGAGAAGTATTTCTGGCAGTCCGTCATCGGCCTGCTGGCTGCGCTGTACCTGGTGTTCTGCATTTCCGAGAACTCCAATGCGCGCGTGTTCGAGCTGTTCATCACCTGGATCCAGTCGGGCTTCTCGATGGATCTGCCGCCCCAGGCCGGCCTACTCGTGCCGTTCTTCAAGGAAGTGAGCTATCCGCTCGGCGTGCTCGGCTTCGTGATCCTGACCTACCTCGTGATCGTGGGGTCGAGCAATGCCGTGAACCTGACCGACGGCCTCGATGGCCTCGCCATCATGCCGGTGGTGATGGTGGGCGCTTCGCTGGGCGTGTTCGCCTACGTGACGGGCAGCGCGGTGTACTCCAAGTACCTGCTGTTCCCCTACATCGCCGGTGCCGGCGAGCTGCTGATCTTCTGCTCGGCCATGGCGGGCGCGGGCCTCGCCTTTCTCTGGTTCAACACCCACCCCGCCCAGGTTTTCATGGGCGACGTCGGGGCGCTGGCCCTGGGCGGCGCCCTCGGCACCATCGCCATCATCGTGCGCCAGGAGATCGTGCTGGCCATCATGGGCGGCATCTTCGTCGTCGAGGCGCTTTCGGTGATGCTGCAGGTCAGCTGGTTCAAGTACACCAAGCGGCGCTACGGCGAAGGCCGGCGCCTGCTCAAGATGGCGCCGCTGCACCACCATTTCGAGAAAAGCGGCTGGAAGGAAACGCAGGTGGTCGTGCGCTTCTGGATCGTCACCATGCTGCTGTGCCTGATCGGTCTCACAACGCTGAAGCTGCGATGA
- the murD gene encoding UDP-N-acetylmuramoyl-L-alanine--D-glutamate ligase: protein MNPIDRLPPEPGAGPVPAPNALPARPAAEWAAPAPLQGDAEAQANAGAAGTEGVEPQAAGHHEAGEPSVDTPASAGLRGLDMTAPRISAAQAATEFVARIFSDVQADGPAAAEAAEGVATAPVAEAHAAPEDAEEAAPLERPADTLRPLAGQNILVLGLGASGLAMARWCVRCGASEVTVADTREAPPQLAVLQAELPQVRFVPGAFDAALVQGRGLHAVYRSPGLGPDAVAPVFVAASTEGVATGGELGLFAMALDALQSSHGYAPAVLAVTGTNGKTTVTSLTGLLVECAGRSVAVAGNIGPTLLDTLGRHLDADALPQAWVLELSSFQLEGASGFEPTAATVLNITQDHLDWHGDLNAYAGAKARIFGASGLMVLNREDAAVMAMLPPPVRVKLQKPQLRPHVTFGGDLPQRPGDFGIEVVNGMAWLVRAQESDETARRSRSPSDEELHIQRLMPADALRIRGRHNAVNALAALALAHAAGCAFAPMLYALREYRGEPHRVEPLGRVNEVEYFDDSKGTNVGATVAALNGLGADRRIVAILGGDGKGQDFTPLAMPVARYARAAVLIGRDGPQIRAALEGAGVPLLDAATLPEAVRLATQRAHAGDAVLMSPACASFDMFKNYEHRAEVFREAVQALADEAGQALEGGLA, encoded by the coding sequence ATGAACCCGATCGACCGCCTCCCACCCGAACCCGGCGCCGGCCCCGTACCGGCGCCGAACGCTTTGCCTGCGCGGCCCGCTGCAGAGTGGGCTGCGCCGGCTCCGCTGCAGGGCGATGCGGAAGCGCAAGCGAACGCCGGCGCCGCCGGCACGGAGGGTGTCGAGCCGCAAGCCGCAGGCCATCATGAAGCCGGCGAGCCGTCCGTCGACACGCCCGCCAGCGCGGGCCTGCGCGGGCTCGACATGACCGCCCCGCGCATCTCGGCGGCGCAGGCCGCCACCGAATTCGTGGCGCGCATCTTCTCCGACGTGCAGGCCGATGGCCCGGCGGCAGCAGAGGCCGCCGAGGGGGTCGCCACCGCACCCGTCGCCGAGGCCCACGCCGCCCCGGAAGATGCCGAAGAGGCGGCTCCGCTGGAGCGCCCGGCCGACACGTTGCGCCCCCTGGCAGGACAGAACATCCTCGTGCTGGGGCTGGGCGCCTCGGGGCTTGCCATGGCGCGCTGGTGCGTTCGCTGCGGCGCGAGCGAGGTGACCGTGGCAGACACGCGCGAGGCGCCTCCGCAGCTTGCCGTGCTGCAGGCCGAACTGCCGCAGGTGCGCTTCGTGCCCGGTGCGTTCGATGCGGCACTGGTCCAGGGCCGCGGGCTGCATGCGGTCTACCGCTCCCCGGGGCTGGGCCCCGACGCGGTGGCGCCCGTGTTCGTGGCCGCCAGCACGGAAGGCGTTGCCACCGGGGGCGAACTGGGCCTCTTCGCGATGGCCCTGGACGCGCTGCAGTCCTCCCACGGCTATGCCCCGGCCGTGCTGGCCGTCACCGGCACCAACGGCAAGACCACGGTGACTTCCCTCACGGGCCTGCTGGTGGAATGCGCCGGCCGCTCCGTGGCGGTTGCCGGCAACATCGGGCCGACCCTGCTCGATACGCTGGGCCGCCACCTCGATGCCGATGCGCTGCCGCAGGCATGGGTGCTCGAACTCTCCAGCTTCCAGCTCGAAGGCGCGAGCGGCTTCGAGCCGACGGCAGCCACGGTGCTCAACATCACGCAGGACCACCTCGACTGGCACGGAGACCTGAACGCCTACGCCGGCGCGAAGGCCCGCATCTTCGGGGCCTCGGGCCTCATGGTGCTCAACCGGGAAGATGCCGCCGTCATGGCCATGCTGCCCCCGCCCGTGCGCGTGAAGCTGCAGAAGCCCCAGCTGCGTCCCCACGTCACCTTCGGCGGCGACCTGCCCCAGCGTCCTGGCGACTTCGGGATCGAAGTGGTCAACGGCATGGCCTGGCTGGTGCGCGCCCAGGAATCGGATGAAACCGCCCGGCGCTCCCGCAGCCCGTCGGACGAAGAACTGCATATCCAGCGGCTGATGCCGGCCGATGCGCTGCGCATCCGCGGCCGCCACAACGCGGTGAATGCGCTGGCCGCGCTGGCACTGGCCCACGCTGCGGGCTGCGCCTTCGCGCCCATGCTCTACGCCCTGCGCGAATACCGCGGGGAGCCGCACCGCGTGGAGCCCCTGGGCCGCGTGAACGAGGTGGAATATTTCGACGACAGCAAAGGCACGAACGTGGGCGCCACCGTGGCCGCCCTGAACGGTCTGGGTGCGGACCGGCGCATCGTTGCGATCCTGGGTGGCGACGGCAAGGGGCAGGATTTCACGCCCCTGGCCATGCCCGTGGCCCGCTACGCACGCGCCGCCGTGCTCATCGGCCGTGACGGCCCGCAGATCCGCGCCGCGCTGGAAGGCGCGGGCGTGCCCCTGCTCGACGCGGCCACGCTGCCCGAGGCCGTGCGCCTGGCCACGCAGCGGGCCCATGCGGGCGATGCCGTGCTCATGTCCCCGGCGTGCGCGAGCTTCGACATGTTCAAGAACTACGAGCACCGCGCCGAAGTCTTCCGCGAGGCCGTGCAGGCGCTGGCGGACGAGGCCGGGCAGGCCCTGGAAGGAGGGCTCGCATGA
- the ftsW gene encoding putative lipid II flippase FtsW → MSASAPSPGLWQRMTGWFGGGAAPAADVLPVRVGGTEYRQTTTTPARVLGFDQALLWVVVALLAWGLVMVYSASIAMPDNPRFGKIAPTHFLMRHIIALVLGFVAALLAFQVPMSAWERVAPWLFLLSIVLLVAVLVPHVGTVVNGARRWLSLGVMNFQPSELAKFAVLIYAADYMVRKMDVKERFFRAVLPMGVAVAVVGVLLLAEPDMGAFMVIAIIAMGILFLGGVNARMFFLIAAVLVLAFAIMVMGSPWRRERIFAYLDPFSEAHALGKGYQLSHSLIAIGRGEIFGVGLGGSVEKLHWLPEAHTDFLLAVIGEEFGLAGVLVLIVLFFWMTRRIMHIGRQAIALDRVFAGLVAQGVAIWMGFQAFINMGVNLGALPTKGLTLPLMSFGGSAILMNLVAIAVVLRVDYENKHLMRGGRV, encoded by the coding sequence ATGAGCGCAAGTGCGCCATCGCCAGGGCTCTGGCAGCGCATGACCGGCTGGTTCGGCGGCGGCGCCGCGCCTGCGGCCGACGTGCTGCCGGTGCGCGTGGGCGGTACCGAGTACCGCCAGACCACGACCACCCCGGCGCGCGTGCTGGGGTTCGACCAGGCGCTGCTCTGGGTGGTGGTGGCATTGCTGGCCTGGGGCCTGGTGATGGTGTATTCGGCCTCCATCGCCATGCCGGACAACCCCCGCTTCGGGAAGATCGCGCCCACCCACTTCCTCATGCGGCACATCATTGCCCTGGTGCTGGGCTTCGTGGCGGCGCTGCTCGCCTTCCAGGTGCCCATGTCCGCCTGGGAGCGCGTGGCGCCGTGGCTCTTCCTGCTTTCCATCGTCTTGCTGGTGGCGGTGCTCGTGCCGCACGTGGGCACGGTGGTCAATGGTGCCCGCCGCTGGCTGTCGCTCGGGGTCATGAATTTCCAGCCCTCCGAACTGGCCAAGTTCGCCGTGCTCATCTACGCGGCCGACTACATGGTGCGCAAGATGGACGTGAAGGAGCGCTTCTTCCGCGCCGTGCTGCCCATGGGCGTGGCGGTGGCGGTGGTGGGCGTGCTGCTGCTGGCCGAGCCCGACATGGGCGCCTTCATGGTGATCGCCATCATCGCCATGGGCATCCTGTTCCTCGGCGGCGTGAACGCGCGGATGTTCTTCCTGATTGCCGCCGTGCTCGTGCTGGCCTTCGCCATCATGGTGATGGGAAGCCCCTGGCGGCGCGAGCGGATCTTCGCCTACCTCGATCCGTTCAGCGAGGCCCACGCGCTCGGCAAGGGCTACCAGCTCTCGCATTCGCTGATCGCCATCGGGCGTGGCGAGATCTTCGGCGTGGGCCTGGGCGGCAGCGTGGAAAAGCTGCACTGGCTGCCCGAGGCGCACACCGACTTTCTGCTCGCGGTGATCGGCGAGGAATTCGGCCTGGCCGGCGTGCTCGTGCTGATCGTGCTCTTCTTCTGGATGACGCGCCGCATCATGCACATCGGCCGCCAGGCCATCGCGCTCGACCGCGTGTTCGCCGGCCTCGTCGCGCAGGGCGTGGCGATCTGGATGGGCTTCCAGGCCTTCATCAACATGGGCGTGAACCTGGGCGCGCTGCCCACCAAGGGCCTGACGCTGCCGCTCATGAGCTTCGGCGGCTCGGCCATCCTCATGAACCTCGTGGCCATCGCGGTGGTCCTGCGCGTGGATTATGAAAACAAGCACCTCATGCGCGGAGGCCGCGTATGA
- the murG gene encoding undecaprenyldiphospho-muramoylpentapeptide beta-N-acetylglucosaminyltransferase, translating to MSTAPRTALVMAGGTGGHIFPGLAVAEELRARGWRVHWLGTPGSMESRIVPPQGFAFEPIDFSGVRGKGLATLALLPLRLLRAFWQALAVVRRVKPDVVVGLGGYVTFPGGMMAVLCGKPLVVHEQNSVAGLVNKVLAGVADRVFTAFPQALKQGAWVGNPLRAPFTRQPAPEARFAGRSGPLRLLVVGGSLGAKALNDIVPQALALIPAERRPVVVHQSGATQIDALRANYAAAGVDATLTPFIDDTATAFAEADLIVCRAGASTVTEIAAVGAAAVFVPFPHAVDDHQTANARFLANAGGGWLVQQRDLSAEGLAQLLQDTERPALLERALKAKTMQKIHATREVANACEELAA from the coding sequence ATGAGCACGGCCCCCAGGACCGCCCTCGTCATGGCCGGTGGCACCGGTGGCCATATCTTCCCGGGCCTGGCCGTGGCCGAGGAACTGCGTGCGCGCGGCTGGCGCGTGCACTGGCTGGGCACGCCGGGCAGCATGGAGTCGCGCATCGTGCCGCCCCAGGGGTTTGCGTTCGAGCCCATCGATTTCTCGGGGGTGCGCGGCAAGGGCCTTGCCACCCTGGCGCTGCTGCCGCTGCGGTTGCTGCGCGCCTTCTGGCAGGCGCTGGCCGTGGTGCGCCGCGTGAAGCCCGACGTGGTCGTGGGCCTCGGTGGATACGTCACTTTCCCGGGCGGGATGATGGCCGTTCTGTGCGGTAAGCCGCTCGTGGTGCACGAGCAGAATTCCGTCGCGGGCCTGGTGAACAAGGTGCTGGCCGGAGTGGCCGACCGGGTGTTCACCGCGTTCCCGCAGGCGTTGAAGCAGGGCGCCTGGGTCGGCAATCCGCTGCGCGCGCCTTTCACGCGGCAGCCTGCGCCCGAGGCGCGCTTCGCGGGCCGCAGCGGTCCGCTGCGCCTGCTGGTGGTGGGGGGCAGCCTGGGCGCGAAGGCGCTCAACGACATCGTGCCGCAGGCGCTCGCGCTGATTCCCGCGGAACGCCGCCCTGTGGTGGTGCACCAGAGCGGCGCCACGCAGATCGACGCACTGCGTGCGAACTACGCCGCCGCCGGCGTGGACGCCACGCTGACCCCGTTCATCGACGACACCGCCACCGCATTCGCCGAAGCCGACCTCATCGTCTGCCGTGCGGGGGCGAGCACGGTGACCGAAATCGCCGCCGTGGGCGCGGCCGCCGTCTTCGTGCCTTTCCCGCACGCGGTGGACGACCACCAGACGGCCAACGCCCGATTCCTGGCCAATGCCGGCGGGGGATGGCTCGTGCAGCAGCGCGACCTGTCCGCCGAGGGGCTGGCCCAATTGCTACAAGACACGGAGCGCCCGGCGCTGCTGGAGCGCGCGCTGAAAGCCAAGACGATGCAGAAGATCCACGCCACCCGCGAAGTGGCCAACGCGTGCGAGGAGCTGGCCGCATGA